In Myxococcales bacterium, one genomic interval encodes:
- a CDS encoding sigma-70 family RNA polymerase sigma factor, with the protein MDFRRIFDEHASYVFHSLARLGVPNHHRDDLVQEVFMTVHALFEDYDQSRPFRPWVFAIAYRVCLRHRRKSGRNRELLVESDAPSTEAGPHEALEGAEARARVREALANVEVHRRAVLILKDIDGQSIPEIAHALGIPLNTAYSRLRLARADLAAALTAKDVTTGGAA; encoded by the coding sequence ATGGATTTCCGCCGGATCTTCGACGAGCACGCCTCCTATGTCTTTCATTCACTTGCCCGGCTCGGCGTGCCCAACCACCACCGCGACGACCTCGTCCAGGAGGTGTTCATGACGGTCCATGCGCTCTTCGAGGACTACGATCAGAGCAGACCTTTTCGCCCCTGGGTGTTCGCCATCGCGTACCGGGTCTGCCTTCGGCACCGCCGGAAGAGCGGGAGAAACCGCGAGCTGCTCGTCGAGAGCGACGCGCCTTCGACCGAGGCGGGACCGCACGAGGCGCTCGAGGGGGCGGAGGCGCGCGCGCGCGTCCGCGAGGCCCTCGCGAACGTGGAGGTCCACCGCCGCGCGGTGCTCATCCTCAAGGACATCGACGGACAGTCGATCCCCGAGATCGCCCACGCGCTCGGCATTCCCCTGAACACCGCCTATTCTCGCCTCAGGCTCGCTCGCGCGGATCTGGCGGCCGCGCTCACCGCGAAGGACGTCACGACGGGAGGTGCGGCGTGA